One Halovivax ruber XH-70 genomic region harbors:
- a CDS encoding DUF2150 family protein, producing MSNPPTEFYSAERWQNWIDRLDDEEIDPEDESSARLLLNLQDDTAIAVAKIVAAYDDGELDEETTLEKLGEVREIVLSEVDIDDEETLMLVDGVQTSLVCVFYAAEEYVAGGPADDASVDEYIRAAADAEAEEELDAALGYAAQAGTLVFDDEDVDISVAEDIEYGLVTEWVNGLDSLQSAMSDPEVVEEDE from the coding sequence ATGAGCAATCCCCCGACCGAGTTCTACTCGGCGGAACGCTGGCAGAACTGGATCGACCGACTCGACGACGAAGAGATCGACCCCGAAGACGAGTCTTCGGCCAGACTGCTGCTCAATTTACAGGACGATACGGCGATCGCCGTCGCCAAGATCGTCGCCGCCTACGACGATGGCGAACTCGACGAGGAGACGACGCTCGAAAAACTCGGCGAAGTCAGAGAGATCGTCCTCTCCGAGGTCGACATCGACGACGAGGAGACGCTCATGCTGGTCGACGGCGTCCAGACGAGTCTGGTCTGTGTCTTCTACGCCGCCGAGGAGTACGTCGCCGGCGGACCCGCTGACGACGCGAGCGTCGACGAGTACATCCGGGCCGCCGCGGACGCCGAAGCCGAGGAAGAACTCGACGCGGCGCTCGGCTACGCCGCACAGGCGGGAACGCTCGTCTTCGACGACGAAGACGTCGACATCTCCGTCGCGGAGGACATCGAGTACGGCCTCGTCACCGAGTGGGTCAACGGGCTCGACAGTCTCCAGAGTGCCATGAGCGATCCTGAGGTCGTCGAGGAGGACGAGTAG
- a CDS encoding TatD family hydrolase — MTSIDAPVLDNHLHLDPAAGAGMDAVRDFERVGGTHLLIVNKPSWHLGPLPEDPADFDAVFETTVEIADRASEILPGHAWPVLGVHPTLISRLVDDGCSPTEAGERIRMGLDRASAFVDDGRALALKSGRPHYDVSDEIWDESNACLRHALELASDADCALQLHTEATEELTDVATWARDVGQDPTRVVKHYAAGRLEGVTPSVMSEKDRLERAAEGGDPFLMETDFVDDPERPGAVLGPKTVPRRVRWLAENGYDDAIHTAHVETPRQVYGIDTEATLS; from the coding sequence ATGACCAGCATCGATGCTCCGGTTCTCGACAACCACCTGCATCTGGATCCGGCAGCTGGGGCCGGGATGGATGCCGTTCGTGACTTCGAGCGAGTTGGTGGAACACACCTGTTGATCGTCAACAAACCGTCGTGGCATCTCGGTCCACTTCCCGAGGATCCGGCCGATTTCGACGCCGTTTTCGAGACGACGGTCGAGATCGCCGATCGCGCCTCGGAAATCCTTCCCGGCCACGCGTGGCCCGTGCTGGGTGTCCACCCGACGCTCATCTCGCGACTCGTCGACGACGGCTGCTCCCCCACGGAAGCCGGCGAGCGGATCAGGATGGGACTCGATCGGGCCAGTGCGTTCGTCGACGACGGCCGGGCGCTCGCCCTGAAGTCCGGCCGGCCTCACTACGACGTCTCGGACGAGATCTGGGACGAATCGAACGCCTGTCTGCGACACGCACTCGAACTCGCGAGCGACGCAGACTGCGCACTTCAGTTGCACACTGAAGCAACCGAGGAATTGACCGACGTGGCCACGTGGGCGCGTGATGTCGGTCAGGATCCGACTCGCGTCGTGAAACACTACGCGGCCGGTCGCCTCGAGGGCGTCACGCCGAGCGTGATGAGCGAAAAAGACCGCCTCGAACGAGCGGCCGAGGGGGGCGACCCGTTTCTCATGGAGACCGATTTCGTCGACGACCCGGAGCGTCCGGGCGCTGTCCTGGGCCCAAAGACGGTCCCGCGTCGCGTTCGCTGGCTCGCGGAAAATGGATACGACGATGCGATACACACTGCACACGTCGAAACGCCCCGTCAGGTGTACGGAATCGACACGGAAGCGACGCTCTCGTGA
- a CDS encoding S8 family serine peptidase has translation MTHEHSGQTSRRTVLKSTAATGAFLGLGSVVSATPGRDPGPKEDEILVGKSDTVGLASARSTVESAIPSEASVVHENDALGYMAVKVPDDGPSTQDSVIERLERQPGIEYAERNVTLEAFYEPNDPQFGNQYAPQLVNAPEAWDTTTGSSDVTIAVVDTGAQYDHEDLAAQYRDDPGYDFADDDSDPYPPSGEQHGTHVSGCAAATIDNGTGTAGISDSTLINARVLGGGSGSLSDIADGIQWAADEGADIINLSLGGGGANETGRSAINYAFENGALPIAAAGNDSGSPVSYPAAYDNCVAVSAIDENENIANFSNVGPNVDVCAPGVDVLAPVPTDDYAGFDGTSMASPVAAGVAALGKATHPNHSPSELRQLLEESAVDIGLSSDEQGNGRVDAANIVEDGSEGPSAIFSVTPSNPDVDETAEFDARDSTPPEGGSLTGYEWSIDGVTKTGETVDHRFGSEGDYSVELTVTAANGDTDTTTQTVTVGDEDGGDQCGAETSSDTVAGYLSGGWWSSGSDNYTYTLDTANPCQATVTLSGPSSADFDLYLTYDGRTPTTSDYDEASYTPDSQEELMVDLSGDEELGLLVDAYSGSGSYTLTVDELGK, from the coding sequence ATGACACACGAGCATTCCGGTCAGACGAGTAGACGAACAGTTCTCAAGTCGACTGCAGCTACCGGGGCGTTCCTGGGACTGGGGAGCGTCGTTTCGGCGACGCCCGGTCGCGATCCCGGCCCGAAGGAAGACGAGATCCTGGTGGGCAAGAGCGACACCGTCGGTCTCGCGAGCGCACGCTCGACGGTCGAGTCGGCAATTCCGTCGGAAGCCTCGGTCGTTCACGAGAACGACGCGCTCGGCTACATGGCCGTCAAGGTACCCGACGACGGCCCGAGCACACAGGATTCGGTAATCGAGCGCCTCGAACGCCAGCCGGGCATCGAGTACGCAGAACGGAACGTGACGCTGGAGGCGTTCTACGAGCCAAACGACCCGCAGTTTGGCAACCAGTACGCGCCACAGCTGGTCAACGCCCCGGAGGCCTGGGACACGACGACGGGCTCGTCGGATGTTACCATCGCGGTCGTCGACACGGGCGCCCAGTACGACCACGAGGACCTCGCGGCCCAGTACCGGGACGACCCCGGCTACGACTTCGCCGACGACGATAGCGACCCGTATCCGCCGTCAGGCGAACAGCACGGGACCCACGTCTCCGGGTGTGCGGCCGCGACGATCGACAACGGCACCGGCACGGCCGGCATCAGCGACAGTACCCTCATCAACGCTCGCGTCCTCGGCGGCGGAAGCGGATCGCTGTCGGACATCGCCGACGGGATCCAGTGGGCGGCCGACGAAGGGGCGGACATCATCAACCTCTCGCTCGGTGGCGGCGGCGCCAACGAGACGGGTCGTAGCGCGATCAACTACGCGTTCGAAAACGGCGCGCTCCCGATCGCGGCGGCCGGTAACGACTCCGGCTCGCCGGTGAGCTACCCGGCGGCCTACGACAACTGCGTGGCCGTCTCCGCGATCGACGAAAACGAGAACATCGCGAACTTCTCGAACGTCGGACCGAACGTCGACGTCTGTGCGCCGGGCGTCGACGTGCTCGCACCGGTCCCGACCGACGACTACGCCGGCTTCGACGGCACGTCGATGGCGTCGCCCGTCGCGGCCGGCGTGGCCGCGCTCGGCAAAGCGACTCATCCGAACCACTCCCCGAGCGAACTCCGCCAGCTCCTCGAAGAGTCGGCCGTCGACATCGGCCTCTCCTCGGACGAGCAGGGTAACGGTCGCGTCGACGCGGCGAACATCGTCGAAGACGGCTCCGAGGGACCGTCCGCGATCTTCAGTGTCACTCCGTCCAACCCCGATGTCGACGAGACCGCGGAATTCGACGCGAGAGATTCCACGCCGCCGGAAGGTGGCTCGCTCACCGGTTACGAGTGGAGTATCGACGGTGTCACGAAGACCGGCGAGACAGTCGATCACCGGTTCGGTTCCGAGGGCGACTACTCGGTCGAACTGACCGTGACCGCCGCCAACGGCGACACGGACACGACCACGCAGACGGTCACCGTCGGAGACGAAGACGGTGGCGATCAGTGTGGTGCCGAGACGAGCTCCGACACGGTGGCGGGCTACCTGAGCGGCGGCTGGTGGAGCAGCGGCAGCGACAACTACACCTACACGCTGGACACGGCGAACCCGTGCCAGGCGACGGTGACGCTGTCGGGCCCCTCGTCGGCCGACTTCGACCTCTACCTCACGTACGACGGTCGCACGCCGACGACCTCGGACTACGACGAGGCGTCCTACACGCCCGACAGCCAGGAAGAGCTCATGGTCGACCTCTCCGGTGACGAAGAACTCGGCCTGCTCGTCGACGCCTACTCCGGCAGTGGGTCCTACACGCTGACCGTCGACGAACTCGGCAAGTAA
- a CDS encoding NYN domain-containing protein: MFESLLERVRSPPTGVALVVDGPNVFREEFDVDLDELRGLGRAEGPLVASRLYVNEHATPGLIQAAEARGFEVVVTSGDVDVRLAVDATALVTSERIGTLVVVSRDTDFKPVLERARVDGIETLAVAPGTYGRSDALQNAADRAITLDTSDETDG; the protein is encoded by the coding sequence ATGTTCGAGTCGTTGCTGGAGCGCGTTCGGTCCCCGCCGACCGGTGTGGCCCTCGTCGTCGACGGACCGAACGTCTTTCGCGAGGAGTTCGACGTCGATCTGGACGAGCTCAGGGGCCTCGGCCGCGCGGAGGGCCCGCTCGTCGCCTCACGACTGTACGTGAACGAGCACGCGACGCCGGGGCTCATCCAGGCTGCGGAGGCTCGTGGGTTCGAGGTCGTCGTGACCAGTGGTGACGTCGACGTGCGACTCGCCGTCGACGCGACGGCACTCGTTACCAGTGAACGGATCGGGACGCTCGTCGTCGTCTCGCGGGACACGGATTTCAAGCCCGTCCTCGAACGGGCCAGAGTCGACGGCATCGAAACCCTTGCAGTCGCCCCTGGGACGTACGGTCGCTCCGACGCGCTTCAAAACGCGGCCGATCGGGCGATTACGCTGGACACGTCCGACGAGACGGACGGGTAG
- the gcvT gene encoding glycine cleavage system aminomethyltransferase GcvT, giving the protein MSLNAPPLRDVHDERGASFTEFGGWEMPVEFDSIRTEHEAVREDAGIFDVSHMGQLEVTGPDSCSLLNRLTSNDVSRLDPGDSQYSTILAEDGSIIDDTVIYRLPDRDGDEAYLFVPNAGTDDAMTDRFQRHRDEWDLDADVSNETTAYGMVAVQGPRAPELVGKRSDDADAIDDIGRFEATYVSFDGVECWTARTGYTGEDGFELVFPADDSETIWTAFADDCQPCGLGSRDTLRLEAGLLLSGQDFDQDENPRTPYEAGIGFTVSLDTDFVGRDALAEQQETGVEEELVGFVVEGRGIARHGHDVVVDGEIVGTVTSGTMSPTLSEAIGLAYVPVEYAEPGTEIGVSVRDRTKKAKVAPIPFIDTE; this is encoded by the coding sequence ATGTCGCTCAACGCGCCGCCGTTGCGGGACGTACACGACGAACGGGGAGCCAGTTTCACCGAGTTCGGTGGCTGGGAGATGCCCGTCGAGTTCGATTCGATCCGCACGGAACACGAGGCCGTCCGCGAGGACGCCGGCATCTTCGACGTCTCACACATGGGCCAGCTCGAAGTGACCGGCCCCGACAGCTGTTCGCTCCTGAATCGACTGACCTCGAACGACGTCAGCCGGCTCGACCCCGGCGACTCGCAGTACAGCACGATTCTTGCCGAGGACGGCTCGATTATCGACGACACGGTCATCTACCGCCTCCCCGATCGCGACGGCGACGAAGCCTACCTGTTCGTCCCGAACGCGGGGACGGACGACGCGATGACCGATCGGTTCCAGCGCCACCGTGACGAGTGGGATCTCGACGCCGACGTCTCCAACGAGACGACGGCCTACGGCATGGTCGCCGTGCAGGGCCCGCGGGCACCCGAGCTCGTGGGCAAACGGTCCGACGACGCCGACGCGATCGACGACATCGGCCGGTTCGAGGCGACGTACGTCTCCTTCGACGGCGTCGAGTGCTGGACCGCCCGGACCGGCTACACCGGAGAGGACGGCTTCGAACTCGTGTTCCCCGCCGACGACTCGGAGACGATCTGGACGGCGTTCGCGGACGACTGCCAGCCCTGCGGCCTGGGGTCCAGAGACACCCTTCGTCTCGAAGCGGGCCTCCTGCTGTCGGGACAGGATTTCGATCAGGACGAGAACCCACGGACGCCCTACGAGGCCGGAATCGGGTTCACCGTCTCGCTCGATACCGACTTCGTCGGGCGTGACGCCCTCGCCGAGCAGCAGGAGACGGGCGTCGAGGAGGAACTCGTCGGCTTCGTCGTCGAGGGGCGCGGGATCGCACGCCACGGCCACGACGTGGTCGTCGACGGCGAAATCGTCGGCACGGTCACCAGCGGAACGATGAGTCCGACGCTCTCGGAGGCCATCGGCCTCGCGTACGTCCCCGTCGAGTACGCGGAGCCAGGGACCGAGATCGGTGTCAGTGTTCGTGATCGAACGAAAAAGGCAAAGGTCGCACCCATCCCATTCATCGATACGGAATAA
- the gcvH gene encoding glycine cleavage system protein GcvH, translating into MSFEIPADRRYRESHEWAAESDGVVTIGISDFAQDELGDVVFVELPDVGETIDQDDNFGVVESIKAVSDLYAPVGGEVTAVNEELFDAPELVNDDPYGDGWMLELDLEADAELDSLLDADAYEDQIA; encoded by the coding sequence ATGAGCTTCGAGATCCCAGCGGACCGGCGTTACCGAGAATCGCACGAGTGGGCGGCAGAAAGCGACGGCGTGGTCACGATCGGCATCTCCGATTTCGCACAGGACGAACTCGGCGACGTCGTCTTCGTCGAGTTGCCCGACGTCGGTGAGACGATCGACCAGGACGACAACTTCGGCGTCGTCGAGTCTATCAAGGCCGTCTCCGACCTCTACGCGCCGGTCGGCGGCGAAGTCACGGCCGTCAACGAGGAACTGTTCGACGCCCCCGAACTCGTCAACGACGATCCCTACGGCGACGGCTGGATGCTCGAACTCGATCTCGAAGCCGACGCGGAACTCGACTCGTTGCTCGACGCCGACGCGTACGAAGACCAGATCGCCTGA